The following are encoded in a window of Eschrichtius robustus isolate mEscRob2 chromosome 1, mEscRob2.pri, whole genome shotgun sequence genomic DNA:
- the CDAN1 gene encoding codanin-1 isoform X4, whose product MAAVLESLLREELSVATAVLWIARSAQSSEDDPGEAAALISLRPLRKEFVPFLLNFLREQSSRVLPQGPPTPAKASGSSAALPGRPGGPPRGGRGARSQLFPPTEPSSATAAEAPSARRGGRRRGPGPARERGGRGSGALEEGVSGESLPWAGGRRPKSSGSPGSPSLARSDPPNLSNLEEFPPVGSVPPGSAGRTKPSRRINPTPVSEERSLSKPKTCFTSPPINCVPSSQPSVLDTSPWGHGLPPGCRSLQEEREMLRKERSKLLQQSPAPACPTPESGCPHPSRTGNLTAEPADPARVSSRQRLELVALVYSSCIAENLVPNLFLELFFVLQLLTARRMVAAKDSDLEPNPGAVDSLENPLFQSVHDCVFFAVQVLEHQFHVLSHLDKGTLKLLAENERLLCFSPALQGRLRAAYEGSVAKVSLAMPPSAQAVSFQPETDNRANFSSDRAFHTFKKQRDVFYEVLREWEDRHEEPGWDFEKGLGSRIRAMMGQLSAACSHSHFVRLFQKQLLQMCQSPGGAGGTVLGEAPDVLNMLGADKLGRLRRLQERLVAPQSSGGPCPPPTFPGCQGFFRDFILSASSFQFNQHLMDSLSLKIRELNSLALPQPEPSDEDGESDVDWQGERRQFAVVLLSLRLLAKFLGFVAFLPYRGPEPPPTRELQDTILALRSQVPPVLDVRALLQQGLRARRAVLTVPWLVEFLSLADHIVPMLDYYRSVFTLLLHLHRSLVLSKESEGEMCFLNKLLLLAVLGWLFQIPTVPEDLFFLEEGQLDAFEVDTVASEHGLDSMPVVDQHLLYTCCPYIGELRKLLASWVSGSSGRSGGFVRKITPTTTTGLGAQPPRTTQGLQAQLAQAFFHNQPPSLRRTVEFVAERIGSNCVKHIKATLVADLVRQAESLLQEQLVTQGQEGGDPAQLLEILCSRLCPHGAQALTQGREFCQKKSPGAVRALLPEETPAAVLSSAENIAVGLATEKACAWLSANVTVADQIPVRGPPAQHQLERGQARRLLLMLVSLWKDDFQVPVPLQLLLRPRNVGLLAATRPREWDLLLFLLRELVEKGLMGRMEIEACLGSLHEAQWPRDFSEELEALFNLFLAEPHVPQPQLRACELVQPNRGTVLAQS is encoded by the exons ATGGCGGCCGTTTTGGAGTCTCTGCTGCGAGAGGAGCTGTCGGTCGCAACCGCCGTGCTGTGGATCGCGCGCAGCGCCCAGAGTTCGGAG GATGACCCCGGGGAGGCGGCCGCGCTGATCTCACTTCGGCCGCTGCGGAAGGAATTCGTGCCATTCCTGCTGAACTTCCTGAGAGAACAGAGCAGCCGCGTCCTCCCGCAgggccccccaaccccagccaagGCCTCGGGCTCCTCGGCAGCCTTGCCAGGGAGACCCGGGGGCCCGCCGCGGGGCGGCCGCGGGGCGCGCAGCCAGCTCTTCCCTCCGACCGAGCCTTCGAGCGCCACCGCCGCTGAGGCCCCTTCGGCCCGCCGTGGGGGCAGGAGGCGGGGCCCGGGGCCGGCCCGTGAGCGAGGAGGCCGCGGCTCCGGGGCCCTGGAGGAGGGGGTCAGCGGGGAGAGCCTGCCCTGGGCCGGGGGCCGGAGGCCCAAGAGCTCTGGCAGCCCCGGCAGCCCCAGCCTCGCGCGCTCTGATCCGCCAAACCTCAGCAACCTGGAGGAATTCCCTCCTGTAGGCTCGGTTCCCCCCGGCTCTGCAGG CAGGACCAAGCCTTCACGCAGGATCAACCCAACTCCGGTGAGCGAAGAGCGGTCACTCTCCAAGCCCAAGACTTGCTTCACCTCACCCCCAATCAACTGTGTCCCCAGTTCACAACCCTCAGTCCTGGACACTAGCCCTTGGGGCCATGGCCTTCCCCCAGGGTGCAGAAGTCTGCAAGAGGAGCGGGAGATGCTCAGGAAGGAGCG CTCTAAGCTGCTGCAGCAGTCACCTGCTCCCGCCTGTCCCACCCCAGAATCAGGATGTCCTCACCCCAGCCGGACAGGAAACCTCACAGCTGAACCCGCTGACCCTGCCAGAGTATCTTCCCGCCAGCGTCTGGAGCTGGTAGCCCTTGTCTACTCTTCATGCATTGCAG AAAACCTGGTACCAAACCTCTTCTTGGAGCTTTTCTTCGTCCTTCAGCTCCTTACCGCCCGGAGGATGGTGGCTGCCAAGGACAGTGACCTTGAACCAAATCCAGGAGCCGTAG ATTCCCTGGAAAACCCTCTGTTCCAGAGTGTCCATGATTGTGTCTTCTTTGCAGTGCAGGTTTTGGAGCATCAGTTTCA CGTTCTTTCCCACCTGGACAAAGGGACCTTGAAGCTGTTGGCTGAGAATGAACGGCTACTGTGCTTCTCACCAGCTCTGCAAGGCCGCCTGCGAGCTGCCTACGAGGGCAGTGTTGCCAAG GTCTCTCTGGCGATGCCACCTTCTGCACAAGCTGTCTCCTTTCAGCCAGAAACTGACAATCGTGCCAACTTCTCCAGTGATCGAGcctttcatacttttaaaaaacagag GGACGTGTTTTATGAGGTGCTTCGAGAGTGGGAAGATCGCCATGAGGAGCCCGGCTGGGATTTTGAGAAGGGCTTGGGCAGCAGGATCAG AGCCATGATGGGTCAACTCTCTGCAGCCTGCAGCCACAGCCATTTTGTTCGACTTTTCCAAAAACAACTTCTCCAG aTGTGTCAGAGTCCTGGTGGTGCTGGGGGCACTGTCTTGGGCGAGGCTCCGGATGTGTTAAATATGCTTGGAGCTGACAAGCTGGGGCGGTTGCGGCGCCTGCAGGAACGGCTTGTGGCCCCTCAGAGCAGTGGggggccctgcccaccccccaccttcccaggctgtcagGGCTTCTTCAGGGACTTCATCTTGAGTGCCAGCAG CTTCCAGTTTAATCAGCATCTCATGGATAGCCTGAGTTTGAAGATCCGGGAGCTCAACAGCCTTGCCCTGCCTCAGCCTGAGCCCAGTGACGAAGACGGGGAGTCGGACGTGGACTGGCAG GGTGAACGGAGGCAGTTTGCTGTGGTGCTGCTCAGCCTGAGGCTTCTGGCTAAATTCCTGGGCTTTGTGGCTTTCCTGCCATACCGGGGGCCTGAACCACCCCCGACCCGTGAGCTCCAGGACACCATTCTGGCCCTGAGGAGCCAG GTGCCCCCGGTCCTGGATGTGCGGgctctgctgcagcaggggctgcGGGCCCGCCGAGCAGTGCTCACGGTGCCCTGGCTGGTGGAGTTCCTTTCCCTGGCTGACCACATTGTCCCCATGCTGGACTATTACCGCAGCGTCTTCACTCTCCTGCTGCACCTGCATCG GAGCTTGGTCTTGTCAAAGGAGAGTGAAGGGGAGATGTGTTTCCTGAAcaagctgctgctgctggctGTCCTGGGCTGGCTTTTCCAG ATTCCTACAGTCCCTGAGGACCTGTTCTTTCTGGAAGAGGGTCAGTTGGATGCCTTTGAGGTGGACACAGTAGCATCAGAGCATGGCTTG GACAGCATGCCTGTGGTGGACCAGCACCTGCTCTACACTTGCTGCCCCTATATTG GAGAGCTCCGCAAACTGCTCGCCTCCTGGGTATCAGGAAGCAGTGGACGGAGTGGGGGCTTTGTCAGGAAAatcacccccaccaccaccaccggccTGGGAGCCCAGCCTCCCCGGACCACCCAAGGGCTGCAG GCACAGCTGGCTCAAGCCTTTTTCCACAACCAGCCGCCCTCCCTGCGCAGGACCGTGGAGTTTGTGGCAGAGAGAATCGGCTCGAACTGTGTCAAGCATATCAA GGCCACGCTGGTGGCAGATCTGGTGCGCCAGGCAGAGTCGCTTCTTCAAGAGCAGCTGGTGACGCAGGGACAGGAAGGGGGAGATCCAGCCCAGCTGTTGGAGATCTTGTGTTCCCGGCTGTGCCCTCACGGGGCCCAGGCGTTGACCCAGGGGCGGGA GTTCTGCCAAAAGAAGAGCCCTGGTGCCGTGAGGGCATTGCTCCCTGAGGAGACCCCAGCAGCC GTTCTGAGCAGTGCAGAGAACATTGCTGTGGGGCTTGCaacagagaaagcctgtgcttgGTTGTCAGCCAACGTCACAG TTGCAGATCAAATTCCTGTCCGAGGGCCCCCGGCACAGCACCAGCTGGAGAGAGGGCAGGCTCGAAGGCTCCTGCTCATGCTGGTTTCCCTGTGGAAGGATGACTTTCAAGTGCCGGTTCCACTGCAGCTGCTGCTGAGGCCAAGAAACGTGGGGCTTCTGGCAGCCACTCGGCCAAGGGAG TGGGACCTGCTGCTGTTCTTGCTCCGGGAGCTGGTAGAGAAAGGCCTGATGGGACGGATGGAGATAGAGGCCTGCCTGGGCAGCCTCCATGAGGCCCAGTGGCCAAGG GATTTTTCTGAAGAATTAGAGGCACTGTTCAACCTGTTTCTAGCTgaaccccacgtgccacaacctcAGCTAAGAGCTTGTGAGCTGGTGCAGCCAAATCGGGGGACTGTGCTGGCCCAGAGCTAG
- the CDAN1 gene encoding codanin-1 isoform X1 — MAAVLESLLREELSVATAVLWIARSAQSSEDDPGEAAALISLRPLRKEFVPFLLNFLREQSSRVLPQGPPTPAKASGSSAALPGRPGGPPRGGRGARSQLFPPTEPSSATAAEAPSARRGGRRRGPGPARERGGRGSGALEEGVSGESLPWAGGRRPKSSGSPGSPSLARSDPPNLSNLEEFPPVGSVPPGSAGRTKPSRRINPTPVSEERSLSKPKTCFTSPPINCVPSSQPSVLDTSPWGHGLPPGCRSLQEEREMLRKERSKLLQQSPAPACPTPESGCPHPSRTGNLTAEPADPARVSSRQRLELVALVYSSCIAENLVPNLFLELFFVLQLLTARRMVAAKDSDLEPNPGAVDSLENPLFQSVHDCVFFAVQVLEHQFHVLSHLDKGTLKLLAENERLLCFSPALQGRLRAAYEGSVAKVSLAMPPSAQAVSFQPETDNRANFSSDRAFHTFKKQRDVFYEVLREWEDRHEEPGWDFEKGLGSRIRAMMGQLSAACSHSHFVRLFQKQLLQMCQSPGGAGGTVLGEAPDVLNMLGADKLGRLRRLQERLVAPQSSGGPCPPPTFPGCQGFFRDFILSASSFQFNQHLMDSLSLKIRELNSLALPQPEPSDEDGESDVDWQGERRQFAVVLLSLRLLAKFLGFVAFLPYRGPEPPPTRELQDTILALRSQVPPVLDVRALLQQGLRARRAVLTVPWLVEFLSLADHIVPMLDYYRSVFTLLLHLHRSLVLSKESEGEMCFLNKLLLLAVLGWLFQIPTVPEDLFFLEEGQLDAFEVDTVASEHGLDSMPVVDQHLLYTCCPYIGELRKLLASWVSGSSGRSGGFVRKITPTTTTGLGAQPPRTTQGLQAQLAQAFFHNQPPSLRRTVEFVAERIGSNCVKHIKATLVADLVRQAESLLQEQLVTQGQEGGDPAQLLEILCSRLCPHGAQALTQGREFCQKKSPGAVRALLPEETPAAVLSSAENIAVGLATEKACAWLSANVTALIRREVKAAVSRMLRAQGPEPAARGERRGCSRACEHHAPLPSHLISEIKDVLSLAVGPRDPEEGVSPEHLEQLLGQLGQMLQCRQFLCPPAEQHLAKCSVELASLLVADQIPVRGPPAQHQLERGQARRLLLMLVSLWKDDFQVPVPLQLLLRPRNVGLLAATRPREWDLLLFLLRELVEKGLMGRMEIEACLGSLHEAQWPRDFSEELEALFNLFLAEPHVPQPQLRACELVQPNRGTVLAQS, encoded by the exons ATGGCGGCCGTTTTGGAGTCTCTGCTGCGAGAGGAGCTGTCGGTCGCAACCGCCGTGCTGTGGATCGCGCGCAGCGCCCAGAGTTCGGAG GATGACCCCGGGGAGGCGGCCGCGCTGATCTCACTTCGGCCGCTGCGGAAGGAATTCGTGCCATTCCTGCTGAACTTCCTGAGAGAACAGAGCAGCCGCGTCCTCCCGCAgggccccccaaccccagccaagGCCTCGGGCTCCTCGGCAGCCTTGCCAGGGAGACCCGGGGGCCCGCCGCGGGGCGGCCGCGGGGCGCGCAGCCAGCTCTTCCCTCCGACCGAGCCTTCGAGCGCCACCGCCGCTGAGGCCCCTTCGGCCCGCCGTGGGGGCAGGAGGCGGGGCCCGGGGCCGGCCCGTGAGCGAGGAGGCCGCGGCTCCGGGGCCCTGGAGGAGGGGGTCAGCGGGGAGAGCCTGCCCTGGGCCGGGGGCCGGAGGCCCAAGAGCTCTGGCAGCCCCGGCAGCCCCAGCCTCGCGCGCTCTGATCCGCCAAACCTCAGCAACCTGGAGGAATTCCCTCCTGTAGGCTCGGTTCCCCCCGGCTCTGCAGG CAGGACCAAGCCTTCACGCAGGATCAACCCAACTCCGGTGAGCGAAGAGCGGTCACTCTCCAAGCCCAAGACTTGCTTCACCTCACCCCCAATCAACTGTGTCCCCAGTTCACAACCCTCAGTCCTGGACACTAGCCCTTGGGGCCATGGCCTTCCCCCAGGGTGCAGAAGTCTGCAAGAGGAGCGGGAGATGCTCAGGAAGGAGCG CTCTAAGCTGCTGCAGCAGTCACCTGCTCCCGCCTGTCCCACCCCAGAATCAGGATGTCCTCACCCCAGCCGGACAGGAAACCTCACAGCTGAACCCGCTGACCCTGCCAGAGTATCTTCCCGCCAGCGTCTGGAGCTGGTAGCCCTTGTCTACTCTTCATGCATTGCAG AAAACCTGGTACCAAACCTCTTCTTGGAGCTTTTCTTCGTCCTTCAGCTCCTTACCGCCCGGAGGATGGTGGCTGCCAAGGACAGTGACCTTGAACCAAATCCAGGAGCCGTAG ATTCCCTGGAAAACCCTCTGTTCCAGAGTGTCCATGATTGTGTCTTCTTTGCAGTGCAGGTTTTGGAGCATCAGTTTCA CGTTCTTTCCCACCTGGACAAAGGGACCTTGAAGCTGTTGGCTGAGAATGAACGGCTACTGTGCTTCTCACCAGCTCTGCAAGGCCGCCTGCGAGCTGCCTACGAGGGCAGTGTTGCCAAG GTCTCTCTGGCGATGCCACCTTCTGCACAAGCTGTCTCCTTTCAGCCAGAAACTGACAATCGTGCCAACTTCTCCAGTGATCGAGcctttcatacttttaaaaaacagag GGACGTGTTTTATGAGGTGCTTCGAGAGTGGGAAGATCGCCATGAGGAGCCCGGCTGGGATTTTGAGAAGGGCTTGGGCAGCAGGATCAG AGCCATGATGGGTCAACTCTCTGCAGCCTGCAGCCACAGCCATTTTGTTCGACTTTTCCAAAAACAACTTCTCCAG aTGTGTCAGAGTCCTGGTGGTGCTGGGGGCACTGTCTTGGGCGAGGCTCCGGATGTGTTAAATATGCTTGGAGCTGACAAGCTGGGGCGGTTGCGGCGCCTGCAGGAACGGCTTGTGGCCCCTCAGAGCAGTGGggggccctgcccaccccccaccttcccaggctgtcagGGCTTCTTCAGGGACTTCATCTTGAGTGCCAGCAG CTTCCAGTTTAATCAGCATCTCATGGATAGCCTGAGTTTGAAGATCCGGGAGCTCAACAGCCTTGCCCTGCCTCAGCCTGAGCCCAGTGACGAAGACGGGGAGTCGGACGTGGACTGGCAG GGTGAACGGAGGCAGTTTGCTGTGGTGCTGCTCAGCCTGAGGCTTCTGGCTAAATTCCTGGGCTTTGTGGCTTTCCTGCCATACCGGGGGCCTGAACCACCCCCGACCCGTGAGCTCCAGGACACCATTCTGGCCCTGAGGAGCCAG GTGCCCCCGGTCCTGGATGTGCGGgctctgctgcagcaggggctgcGGGCCCGCCGAGCAGTGCTCACGGTGCCCTGGCTGGTGGAGTTCCTTTCCCTGGCTGACCACATTGTCCCCATGCTGGACTATTACCGCAGCGTCTTCACTCTCCTGCTGCACCTGCATCG GAGCTTGGTCTTGTCAAAGGAGAGTGAAGGGGAGATGTGTTTCCTGAAcaagctgctgctgctggctGTCCTGGGCTGGCTTTTCCAG ATTCCTACAGTCCCTGAGGACCTGTTCTTTCTGGAAGAGGGTCAGTTGGATGCCTTTGAGGTGGACACAGTAGCATCAGAGCATGGCTTG GACAGCATGCCTGTGGTGGACCAGCACCTGCTCTACACTTGCTGCCCCTATATTG GAGAGCTCCGCAAACTGCTCGCCTCCTGGGTATCAGGAAGCAGTGGACGGAGTGGGGGCTTTGTCAGGAAAatcacccccaccaccaccaccggccTGGGAGCCCAGCCTCCCCGGACCACCCAAGGGCTGCAG GCACAGCTGGCTCAAGCCTTTTTCCACAACCAGCCGCCCTCCCTGCGCAGGACCGTGGAGTTTGTGGCAGAGAGAATCGGCTCGAACTGTGTCAAGCATATCAA GGCCACGCTGGTGGCAGATCTGGTGCGCCAGGCAGAGTCGCTTCTTCAAGAGCAGCTGGTGACGCAGGGACAGGAAGGGGGAGATCCAGCCCAGCTGTTGGAGATCTTGTGTTCCCGGCTGTGCCCTCACGGGGCCCAGGCGTTGACCCAGGGGCGGGA GTTCTGCCAAAAGAAGAGCCCTGGTGCCGTGAGGGCATTGCTCCCTGAGGAGACCCCAGCAGCC GTTCTGAGCAGTGCAGAGAACATTGCTGTGGGGCTTGCaacagagaaagcctgtgcttgGTTGTCAGCCAACGTCACAG CTCTGATCAGAAGGGAGGTGAAAGCGGCTGTGAGTCGCATGCTTCGAGCCCAGGGTCCTGAGCCAGCTGCCCGGGGGGAGCGGAGGGGCTGCTCCCGTGCCTGTGAGCACcatgctcccctcccctcccacctcatcTCCGAGATAAAA GACGTGCTCTCTCTGGCCGTGGGGCCCCGGGACCCTGAGGAGGGAGTTTCCCCAGAGCATCTGGAGCAGCTTCTAGGCCAGCTGGGCCAGATGCTGCAGTGCCGCCAG TTCCTGTGCCCACCTGCTGAGCAGCATCTGGCAAAGTGCTCTGTGGAGTTAGCATCCCTGCTTG TTGCAGATCAAATTCCTGTCCGAGGGCCCCCGGCACAGCACCAGCTGGAGAGAGGGCAGGCTCGAAGGCTCCTGCTCATGCTGGTTTCCCTGTGGAAGGATGACTTTCAAGTGCCGGTTCCACTGCAGCTGCTGCTGAGGCCAAGAAACGTGGGGCTTCTGGCAGCCACTCGGCCAAGGGAG TGGGACCTGCTGCTGTTCTTGCTCCGGGAGCTGGTAGAGAAAGGCCTGATGGGACGGATGGAGATAGAGGCCTGCCTGGGCAGCCTCCATGAGGCCCAGTGGCCAAGG GATTTTTCTGAAGAATTAGAGGCACTGTTCAACCTGTTTCTAGCTgaaccccacgtgccacaacctcAGCTAAGAGCTTGTGAGCTGGTGCAGCCAAATCGGGGGACTGTGCTGGCCCAGAGCTAG
- the CDAN1 gene encoding codanin-1 isoform X3: protein MAAVLESLLREELSVATAVLWIARSAQSSEDDPGEAAALISLRPLRKEFVPFLLNFLREQSSRVLPQGPPTPAKASGSSAALPGRPGGPPRGGRGARSQLFPPTEPSSATAAEAPSARRGGRRRGPGPARERGGRGSGALEEGVSGESLPWAGGRRPKSSGSPGSPSLARSDPPNLSNLEEFPPVGSVPPGSAGRTKPSRRINPTPVSEERSLSKPKTCFTSPPINCVPSSQPSVLDTSPWGHGLPPGCRSLQEEREMLRKERSKLLQQSPAPACPTPESGCPHPSRTGNLTAEPADPARVSSRQRLELVALVYSSCIAENLVPNLFLELFFVLQLLTARRMVAAKDSDLEPNPGAVDSLENPLFQSVHDCVFFAVQVLEHQFHVLSHLDKGTLKLLAENERLLCFSPALQGRLRAAYEGSVAKVSLAMPPSAQAVSFQPETDNRANFSSDRAFHTFKKQRDVFYEVLREWEDRHEEPGWDFEKGLGSRIRAMMGQLSAACSHSHFVRLFQKQLLQMCQSPGGAGGTVLGEAPDVLNMLGADKLGRLRRLQERLVAPQSSGGPCPPPTFPGCQGFFRDFILSASSFQFNQHLMDSLSLKIRELNSLALPQPEPSDEDGESDVDWQGERRQFAVVLLSLRLLAKFLGFVAFLPYRGPEPPPTRELQDTILALRSQVPPVLDVRALLQQGLRARRAVLTVPWLVEFLSLADHIVPMLDYYRSVFTLLLHLHRSLVLSKESEGEMCFLNKLLLLAVLGWLFQIPTVPEDLFFLEEGQLDAFEVDTVASEHGLDSMPVVDQHLLYTCCPYIGELRKLLASWVSGSSGRSGGFVRKITPTTTTGLGAQPPRTTQGLQAQLAQAFFHNQPPSLRRTVEFVAERIGSNCVKHIKATLVADLVRQAESLLQEQLVTQGQEGGDPAQLLEILCSRLCPHGAQALTQGREFCQKKSPGAVRALLPEETPAAVLSSAENIAVGLATEKACAWLSANVTALIRREVKAAVSRMLRAQGPEPAARGERRGCSRAFADQIPVRGPPAQHQLERGQARRLLLMLVSLWKDDFQVPVPLQLLLRPRNVGLLAATRPREWDLLLFLLRELVEKGLMGRMEIEACLGSLHEAQWPRDFSEELEALFNLFLAEPHVPQPQLRACELVQPNRGTVLAQS, encoded by the exons ATGGCGGCCGTTTTGGAGTCTCTGCTGCGAGAGGAGCTGTCGGTCGCAACCGCCGTGCTGTGGATCGCGCGCAGCGCCCAGAGTTCGGAG GATGACCCCGGGGAGGCGGCCGCGCTGATCTCACTTCGGCCGCTGCGGAAGGAATTCGTGCCATTCCTGCTGAACTTCCTGAGAGAACAGAGCAGCCGCGTCCTCCCGCAgggccccccaaccccagccaagGCCTCGGGCTCCTCGGCAGCCTTGCCAGGGAGACCCGGGGGCCCGCCGCGGGGCGGCCGCGGGGCGCGCAGCCAGCTCTTCCCTCCGACCGAGCCTTCGAGCGCCACCGCCGCTGAGGCCCCTTCGGCCCGCCGTGGGGGCAGGAGGCGGGGCCCGGGGCCGGCCCGTGAGCGAGGAGGCCGCGGCTCCGGGGCCCTGGAGGAGGGGGTCAGCGGGGAGAGCCTGCCCTGGGCCGGGGGCCGGAGGCCCAAGAGCTCTGGCAGCCCCGGCAGCCCCAGCCTCGCGCGCTCTGATCCGCCAAACCTCAGCAACCTGGAGGAATTCCCTCCTGTAGGCTCGGTTCCCCCCGGCTCTGCAGG CAGGACCAAGCCTTCACGCAGGATCAACCCAACTCCGGTGAGCGAAGAGCGGTCACTCTCCAAGCCCAAGACTTGCTTCACCTCACCCCCAATCAACTGTGTCCCCAGTTCACAACCCTCAGTCCTGGACACTAGCCCTTGGGGCCATGGCCTTCCCCCAGGGTGCAGAAGTCTGCAAGAGGAGCGGGAGATGCTCAGGAAGGAGCG CTCTAAGCTGCTGCAGCAGTCACCTGCTCCCGCCTGTCCCACCCCAGAATCAGGATGTCCTCACCCCAGCCGGACAGGAAACCTCACAGCTGAACCCGCTGACCCTGCCAGAGTATCTTCCCGCCAGCGTCTGGAGCTGGTAGCCCTTGTCTACTCTTCATGCATTGCAG AAAACCTGGTACCAAACCTCTTCTTGGAGCTTTTCTTCGTCCTTCAGCTCCTTACCGCCCGGAGGATGGTGGCTGCCAAGGACAGTGACCTTGAACCAAATCCAGGAGCCGTAG ATTCCCTGGAAAACCCTCTGTTCCAGAGTGTCCATGATTGTGTCTTCTTTGCAGTGCAGGTTTTGGAGCATCAGTTTCA CGTTCTTTCCCACCTGGACAAAGGGACCTTGAAGCTGTTGGCTGAGAATGAACGGCTACTGTGCTTCTCACCAGCTCTGCAAGGCCGCCTGCGAGCTGCCTACGAGGGCAGTGTTGCCAAG GTCTCTCTGGCGATGCCACCTTCTGCACAAGCTGTCTCCTTTCAGCCAGAAACTGACAATCGTGCCAACTTCTCCAGTGATCGAGcctttcatacttttaaaaaacagag GGACGTGTTTTATGAGGTGCTTCGAGAGTGGGAAGATCGCCATGAGGAGCCCGGCTGGGATTTTGAGAAGGGCTTGGGCAGCAGGATCAG AGCCATGATGGGTCAACTCTCTGCAGCCTGCAGCCACAGCCATTTTGTTCGACTTTTCCAAAAACAACTTCTCCAG aTGTGTCAGAGTCCTGGTGGTGCTGGGGGCACTGTCTTGGGCGAGGCTCCGGATGTGTTAAATATGCTTGGAGCTGACAAGCTGGGGCGGTTGCGGCGCCTGCAGGAACGGCTTGTGGCCCCTCAGAGCAGTGGggggccctgcccaccccccaccttcccaggctgtcagGGCTTCTTCAGGGACTTCATCTTGAGTGCCAGCAG CTTCCAGTTTAATCAGCATCTCATGGATAGCCTGAGTTTGAAGATCCGGGAGCTCAACAGCCTTGCCCTGCCTCAGCCTGAGCCCAGTGACGAAGACGGGGAGTCGGACGTGGACTGGCAG GGTGAACGGAGGCAGTTTGCTGTGGTGCTGCTCAGCCTGAGGCTTCTGGCTAAATTCCTGGGCTTTGTGGCTTTCCTGCCATACCGGGGGCCTGAACCACCCCCGACCCGTGAGCTCCAGGACACCATTCTGGCCCTGAGGAGCCAG GTGCCCCCGGTCCTGGATGTGCGGgctctgctgcagcaggggctgcGGGCCCGCCGAGCAGTGCTCACGGTGCCCTGGCTGGTGGAGTTCCTTTCCCTGGCTGACCACATTGTCCCCATGCTGGACTATTACCGCAGCGTCTTCACTCTCCTGCTGCACCTGCATCG GAGCTTGGTCTTGTCAAAGGAGAGTGAAGGGGAGATGTGTTTCCTGAAcaagctgctgctgctggctGTCCTGGGCTGGCTTTTCCAG ATTCCTACAGTCCCTGAGGACCTGTTCTTTCTGGAAGAGGGTCAGTTGGATGCCTTTGAGGTGGACACAGTAGCATCAGAGCATGGCTTG GACAGCATGCCTGTGGTGGACCAGCACCTGCTCTACACTTGCTGCCCCTATATTG GAGAGCTCCGCAAACTGCTCGCCTCCTGGGTATCAGGAAGCAGTGGACGGAGTGGGGGCTTTGTCAGGAAAatcacccccaccaccaccaccggccTGGGAGCCCAGCCTCCCCGGACCACCCAAGGGCTGCAG GCACAGCTGGCTCAAGCCTTTTTCCACAACCAGCCGCCCTCCCTGCGCAGGACCGTGGAGTTTGTGGCAGAGAGAATCGGCTCGAACTGTGTCAAGCATATCAA GGCCACGCTGGTGGCAGATCTGGTGCGCCAGGCAGAGTCGCTTCTTCAAGAGCAGCTGGTGACGCAGGGACAGGAAGGGGGAGATCCAGCCCAGCTGTTGGAGATCTTGTGTTCCCGGCTGTGCCCTCACGGGGCCCAGGCGTTGACCCAGGGGCGGGA GTTCTGCCAAAAGAAGAGCCCTGGTGCCGTGAGGGCATTGCTCCCTGAGGAGACCCCAGCAGCC GTTCTGAGCAGTGCAGAGAACATTGCTGTGGGGCTTGCaacagagaaagcctgtgcttgGTTGTCAGCCAACGTCACAG CTCTGATCAGAAGGGAGGTGAAAGCGGCTGTGAGTCGCATGCTTCGAGCCCAGGGTCCTGAGCCAGCTGCCCGGGGGGAGCGGAGGGGCTGCTCCCGTGCCT TTGCAGATCAAATTCCTGTCCGAGGGCCCCCGGCACAGCACCAGCTGGAGAGAGGGCAGGCTCGAAGGCTCCTGCTCATGCTGGTTTCCCTGTGGAAGGATGACTTTCAAGTGCCGGTTCCACTGCAGCTGCTGCTGAGGCCAAGAAACGTGGGGCTTCTGGCAGCCACTCGGCCAAGGGAG TGGGACCTGCTGCTGTTCTTGCTCCGGGAGCTGGTAGAGAAAGGCCTGATGGGACGGATGGAGATAGAGGCCTGCCTGGGCAGCCTCCATGAGGCCCAGTGGCCAAGG GATTTTTCTGAAGAATTAGAGGCACTGTTCAACCTGTTTCTAGCTgaaccccacgtgccacaacctcAGCTAAGAGCTTGTGAGCTGGTGCAGCCAAATCGGGGGACTGTGCTGGCCCAGAGCTAG